GCGCAAATACGCCAGCGCTCAGGCAGATCTGGTCGAGGATTATGGCGAGAAATACGTCGCCAACATCAATGAGACAGTGGAAGTTATGTCTCAGGCGTGGCAGGGATATGCCGAGCGGATCGAAGAATTGCGAGCCGCCACCGGCGACATGCAGGACGCGGTCAGCATCGCCGCGCAAGACAATAACAAGCGTCAGTAGCGGCGGCTAAACGGTGCTGTCGTCCACGCCGTCATCCTGAAGCGTATCCAGACGTGGCTCCGCCC
This region of Gammaproteobacteria bacterium genomic DNA includes:
- a CDS encoding phasin family protein codes for the protein MTHQNPNVRNKVHEASRTTFDALQGMAENTINIWRQMGDVQRKSYSAAVEASQAQLELMGKTNAPRKYASAQADLVEDYGEKYVANINETVEVMSQAWQGYAERIEELRAATGDMQDAVSIAAQDNNKRQ